The nucleotide sequence CGTCTCGCTCCACCCGTCCTACGGGTGCTACCACGTCAGCCACGAATCCTCCTTTGTTAAAAATCTCTTCTCGCCCCTCGGGAGGAAGGTGGGCCACCCAAACTTCGTGAACGGGGTAGAAGTACACAAGCCAACCCGCAGCGATATTGTACCGCCCCACCGTCCGAATGACCTTTGCGAAGGTCCGCGGAGTTACGGAAAAGCCACCGTATCGTTTAGGGCGCAACAGCTTGTGCAACTCGGCTTCTTCAATGGCCTGGGCCACCTTGCCGGAAAACCTAGCGTTTCGATCCGCTTCATATGCTTCGGCTTCGGCTATTTTGCCCACTCGTTCCGCCTTGGCGAGCAGACTGGCAAGATCAACTTGCTGCGTTACCATGTTCATCTCTCCTTCTTCCCGTCGTTTCTCTCAGCTCATCCCTCAGACCGGGGGCATCGCCGACGAACGATCAGCGCGCCTCATAAACTGGCTTTTAGAAAGTCCTCATTCAAGAAGTTATCATAATACGACAATGCCTTTTTCAATTGCGATTCCGTCCACACCACGGGCTGATACTCGGGATGCAATTCACTGAATCGTCCGCCGGAGAACAATTCCAGCCTCACGCCGAACGGATCGTACAGGTACAGGGAATACGTTTTCCCGTAAGACTGCAGCGTGAGCCCGTACAAATCAATCTTCACGCCGTCCTCCACGAGAAATGTGGAGTCGTTCAGGATATCTGTTTCATCCAATTTTACAAAAGCGATGTGGTGCAACCCGGCCTCTTTCCCCGGGAAAACCGCAATGTCTTGGCCGTTGGTCGTGCGGAACAACAGGGCCGACATCGGCGAACCGTTGTCCCCGGCTTTGATCCATTCGGAGATCTGAAACTCGAGTACCTCTTGAAGGAACCGAATGGTTTCCTCCGGGTGGGGAGAGGTAATGCCCACATGTCCCAGGAATAAAGGAGCAGGAGTGCCCCGAAGTGCCCTGGGAACATTCCAGTCGGGGGAGGCATACCCCGTGACATACCCCACCTCTTCCATGGAATCAAACACTCGAAATCTGTGCCCTCCGGGAATGTGAAACGAAATGGACCTGCCGATGCCCTTGATGACACTCTCCGACTCCGCTCTCTCCACCGGAATGCCGCGAGCCGCCAATTTCCCTTGGAGCGCATCCAGATCCTGACCATCGCGCACCTCAAGACCGATTTCGACCAACCGATTCTCCGCGGTCTGCTCCACGATCAGGCTGTGGTGAAAAGGTTCGTGCCAGCAGCGCAGGTACACGCGTTCCCGTTCCCCGGCCGTTTCCACAAGCCCCAGCGTTTCCCGATAAAAGCGACTCGCCTTTTTCAAATCATTCAGGCCGATCCATACGTAGGCCACTCTGAGGATACCCCGATGTTCGACGCCCATCCCTTCTTCCACCTCCGCCCAATCTCTCCCCCGATCCGAAGGCCGGGTTCCACTAGGTCAAATCTTCAAAAAATTTCATGTCCATTTCCCGTTCGTAGTAGAAGACCCCGCGCGGGAAATTCTCCATATCCCACGCGACCTCCTGAACGCGGTTCGGGGCCCCGGGGGTGAAATAAGGGCCGTGGAAAATCTCGTTCCGATTGCCGGCGGGATCGTGGAAATAAATCGTCGTCACTCCGCTGACACCGTGGCGGGTCATGGCGTAATCAAAGGTTCGAACGCCGTTCTTTTTCAAGAGATTCACAGCCCGCACCAGATCGGCCCGGCTATCCACCCAAAAAGCCACGTGGTGCAAGCCCCCGTTGGGGCCCGGCGACATCGCCACATCGTGCATCGTGTTGGTGCAATACATCCAACTGGCCAACAATTTCCCCGACGGATCCCTCAACGTCTCGCTGGTGCCGAAGTCCAAAACCTCCCTAAAAAATTTGCTGTTTTCTTCCGCATCTGCCGTTGAAATCAGCAAATGGTCCAGCCGGGACAGCAGCGCCCGCCCAAAGGCGGATTCATCCGGCACCGGGTCCGGGTTTTCCATGCCTGAGAGATAGCCGAGTTTATCCATGTGATAGACCACTTCAAAGGTCTGCCCCGAGGGAACGATGAAGCGAATGCCCTCACCTTGGCCGGCCTCTTCGTTCTCCGCCACCCGCACGGCCCGGGTTCCCGTCCGTTCCACGAGTTTTTCAATCTCCTCGACGTCCTCCGGGCGATTCACCTTCAGCCCCACGTGGTCCAACCCGGCGCTGTCCGACGCCTTGAGCATCAAGACATGGTGGTCCTGATCCTCCGGCGTCCGCAGGTACACTTCCCCCTCCCGGCGGTCGGACACCACCAAGCCGAGCACATTGGCGTAATGGTTGACCGCCGCTTCCAAATCGGTGACATGCAACCCCACATGAGCCACTCTGTTCACTGACATGTGGTTCCCCCTCCTGAAATAGGGTTCGGGCGAATCTCGGCCCAAACCTTTTGTTTTTTCTGCTTCCAACCATTCAACGGACGCACCACCACATCACTTAAAGGCGTGGCCCGGCACAGCAACTCGTACTTGAGGTTTCCGGTGGCCGGATCCACCCGTTTTTTCCGAGAAACTGGCCCGGTATACCCCACCATTCCTTCCACGACCTCGGCGCGACAAGCTCCGCAGCCACCGTTTGCACACGTCACCCGAATGAGAATGCCCGCGCGCTCGGCCGCGTCGGTGATCACCTCCCCTTCCTCGCAATCAAGGATCTGCGGATGATCGTCCCCTTCCCCGAAGATCTGAATCCGGTATTTTCTCATGACGCCCCCCTCCCACAGGCCGCTGCGAGCTGTGATCAGCCGATCCGCCGGGCTCGGATCACCTCTTGTGCCAAGACTCCACCGGCTTCATCGGGTGGTCGACACGGCCCGAGCACTCACCGACCGCCTTTCTTTTTCCACATCCTCGACGTAGGAAAGCGCCTCACCTCCTTTCCCGGCCTCGCGACCGGCGATCTTCAGGGAAAACTGAGCGACGGCCCGGCCGTCCGCCGCCCCTTCTTGATCCAGCCGCGCGACCCGGGGCAGGATCCGCTCCACGTACATCCACAGGTCCTGCAAGGCCCTCTCCCGCACGTGAGCATAGCCCTTGACCAGATCCCCGGCTTGGGCTGCGAATTCCGCCAGCGACGGCCACTCCCGCAGCGCTCGGTACACGGCCGCTTCCCACCGCTCCATCATCTCCATCTCCTGCCGGTGGCGATACGACCGCCGCCGCCATGCCCGGCACCCGGCGATCAGTTTGAGCAAGGCGTATCCCGTCACCGATGTGCTCTTTAACCTCATCGGGAATTTCACATTCTGCAGGCGTTTGAAGCGTTCACCCTGTTTTCCGATCAATGCCCGCACCAACCGCGCGGGAAGAATTCCGTACAGTTGCGGGCCGTCGGGATCGAGGTATTCGGTCACCACAAACTTCTGCCCTTTCTTTATCCCAAAGTTTTCCTTGATCTTTCTGAACCTTTCGCGCCGGGTTTTGAGTTGGGCAACCCGCGGCGCATCTTCATAGGTCATCCAAACGGCCAAATGACGGGCAAAATACCGAGTCACCGGCCAATCGCGCGCCTCCCCCCCGGGCAAAGCGCGACGCTCCGCCTCCCAAATGCCTCGCACCCGTTCGATGTACTCGTCCACATACCTCGCATCTTGATAATCCAACAGGCGATAAACCGCCTCAGCCAAGATCGGCATCAGCCACCCACCGAATGTCTCTTCAGCGCCTCTGAGCAGCCGGCGATAGGCCTGAACTTGCCCGCTGCTGGTCAACCGAGCCTCCAGTTCCGCAGCCCTGTCCCGCCAAGATACAGGCTCCTTCCGAACGGGAGGGGGTAGGATTGCCCCTCCTTGACTCACCAACCGGTATCCCTCGTCAAAGCTGCGGAGATTGCGCTCCGTGTCCACGCCGCTTTCTTCAATGGCCCTCCGAAACGGTTCAGGCGCCAACCGAAGCTTCCTCGACGCGACCATCATACCCAGCAGCAGGGCGTTGCTCGTGAGTTCCGGCAGCCCCAGGGCGCGAACCGTGCCCGCCGCATCCAGCAAATACACATCGTCGGTCAATTGTTTCGCAGTAGTCATGATTTGTTCGACGGGATAGGTTCCATCTCCTGCAGGCATTTTCTCCAAGGTAGTATAATATCTGTAAACGTTTCCGATAATTGTACATCCCGGCGCCGCAAATCCCCCCCGGAGCAATCGGCCCAATTCCAAAAGCTCTTGCCCCACCACCAGATCCACATCTCCGGGATGGGCATACACAGAAATCATCGGCCGTTCCAGCCCAGGCGTCGCTTCCACGTAATAGGTCACAGTGCCCGATCGTTGGGCCAGCCCGAGAACGCCGATGCTTTGGGCAAACCATCCCGCGTAATAAAATCCGCGAACCAACCAATTCGTGAGCAGCCCGCCGCCTTGTCCTCCAACCGTTCCGATCAGAATTCTTACAACCCGGCGCTGAGACCCTGATCCGGGGCGTTCCTGATCCTGCGATCCCATGAATGACAACCCCTTTTCTCCTTCGTTTGCTTCGATTGAGCCCCCGGCCTCCTTTTTCATCCGGCCTTGGCCCGGACGAACATGCCGGAGATCTTTTCGACGATCCGCTCGTACCACGGGGTGTTGATCACAACGCTGACTTTGTAAAAAGAGGGGCACAACCAAGCGGCCTGGGCCACTTCTCCGCATACGCCACAGCCCACACACTGATGGTCGATGGTCGCAATCTTGGACTCCCGCAACCGATTCGGCGATTCACCCAGTGTCAAGGAAGGACATCCATTGAAGCGAATACACGCATGATCCCCCACACAAACCTCGTCGTCCACGCCCAGCCGTTCCACGACCACGCGCTTGCCCGCCGCGATGTCCTTCTGTCGCTTCGGCCGAATTCGGCGCTGCCTCTCCAATTGGCATTCCGCTTCCGAGATGAGGACCCGCAGCCCTCCCTCCGGATCCTCGCGCAACCGTTTTAGTTTTTTGGTGAATTTTCGATAATCGTAGGGATTCTCCTTCTCCACTTTGCGAATGCCAAGCCCCCGCAAGGCCTCTTCGATCTTCATCCGCACCCGGGTTTTCTCTCCGGTGAGCGTCTGCCCGGTGGTCGGGTTCTCATGGTGTCCGGTCATCGCCGTCCATCCATTGTCCAACACCACGTAGGTGGCATTCTGATTGTTGTAGAGCGCGTTGACCACTGAACTGTTCAGCCCGCTGTGCCATAGAGTCCCGTCGCCGATCACGGATACCACTTTCTGGTCTGTCATCTCGGACAATGCCGCCGCGGCAGCCAATCCCGCCCCCATGCCGATATTGGAGTCCGCCATCCAGAAAGGCGCCAATCCCGCCATTCCGTAACAACCCACATCGCCCGCATGGAAGTCGACCTCCCCCGACAATTCCTCCATGATCTTCATCTGACTAAACACGGGTCTCTCTGGACAGCCGACGCAAAATGTCGGAACGCGGGGCGTGACCGGCTCCAGCATCTTCTCCGCCATTTCCTTCCTCTGCAGCCGGAGGGCGGTTTCTCGCTGCACCGTTTCGCCCAATTCCGGCAGCGCCCGCTCCAGAAACTGAGCCAGAGCCGGTAAAAGTCGGTCCGGTGTCAATTCCCCCACATCGGGCACGATATCCTGGCCGTGGAACGCCACCGGGACCCGGGAACGGTGCAGGATGGAGCGAATGCTCTGTTCAAGGAGATTGGGTTTCCCCTCTTCCACCAGCAGAACGATTTCTTTCCCCTCGAAAAACTCGAGGACCTGCCTTTCAGAGAGAGGGAAAATTACATTTAACTGAAGAATGTCGAGGCGTTCGTCCACCCAACCGTCCTCATTCGCCAACCCGAACGCGCTCAAAATCCTCATCACCGTGTTGCACGTAAAGCCGTGGGTAATCAAACCGATCTTCGCCTTCGGAGAGCCAAATCGTTCGTTCAACCGATGTTCAAGCAGAAATTTCTCCGCTTTGGGCAACCGTTCTTGGTACTTGCTGCGTTCGTGCTGTTGCGTATTGGGCGGAAGCGGGGTCTTGCTCGGGTCTTTCGCCACCCGGGCAATTTTATCCTTGACATTGAAGACGGCCCGGCGGTTGCCCTTGGTCCGGATAAAGCCGTGGGTATGTGAGAGTTGAGGACGCAGGAGAAAAACAACGGGCAATCCAGAGATTTTTGACATTTCCATGCCCTGCATGACCATGTCGCTCAGGATCTGCAAATCCCCTCGGGGATCGATCACAGGCATGCCGGATTTCATGGCCCATGGCAGGCTTCGCATGGCCACGCTGGTGCTGGCGACCCCATAATCTTCCCCGACGATAATCATCGCCCCGTCCTTGACGCCGATGGCCGCAATGTGAT is from Kyrpidia tusciae DSM 2912 and encodes:
- a CDS encoding VOC family protein, with the protein product MGVEHRGILRVAYVWIGLNDLKKASRFYRETLGLVETAGERERVYLRCWHEPFHHSLIVEQTAENRLVEIGLEVRDGQDLDALQGKLAARGIPVERAESESVIKGIGRSISFHIPGGHRFRVFDSMEEVGYVTGYASPDWNVPRALRGTPAPLFLGHVGITSPHPEETIRFLQEVLEFQISEWIKAGDNGSPMSALLFRTTNGQDIAVFPGKEAGLHHIAFVKLDETDILNDSTFLVEDGVKIDLYGLTLQSYGKTYSLYLYDPFGVRLELFSGGRFSELHPEYQPVVWTESQLKKALSYYDNFLNEDFLKASL
- a CDS encoding VOC family protein is translated as MSVNRVAHVGLHVTDLEAAVNHYANVLGLVVSDRREGEVYLRTPEDQDHHVLMLKASDSAGLDHVGLKVNRPEDVEEIEKLVERTGTRAVRVAENEEAGQGEGIRFIVPSGQTFEVVYHMDKLGYLSGMENPDPVPDESAFGRALLSRLDHLLISTADAEENSKFFREVLDFGTSETLRDPSGKLLASWMYCTNTMHDVAMSPGPNGGLHHVAFWVDSRADLVRAVNLLKKNGVRTFDYAMTRHGVSGVTTIYFHDPAGNRNEIFHGPYFTPGAPNRVQEVAWDMENFPRGVFYYEREMDMKFFEDLT
- a CDS encoding 2Fe-2S iron-sulfur cluster binding domain-containing protein, whose amino-acid sequence is MRKYRIQIFGEGDDHPQILDCEEGEVITDAAERAGILIRVTCANGGCGACRAEVVEGMVGYTGPVSRKKRVDPATGNLKYELLCRATPLSDVVVRPLNGWKQKKQKVWAEIRPNPISGGGTTCQ
- a CDS encoding indolepyruvate oxidoreductase subunit beta family protein — protein: MGSQDQERPGSGSQRRVVRILIGTVGGQGGGLLTNWLVRGFYYAGWFAQSIGVLGLAQRSGTVTYYVEATPGLERPMISVYAHPGDVDLVVGQELLELGRLLRGGFAAPGCTIIGNVYRYYTTLEKMPAGDGTYPVEQIMTTAKQLTDDVYLLDAAGTVRALGLPELTSNALLLGMMVASRKLRLAPEPFRRAIEESGVDTERNLRSFDEGYRLVSQGGAILPPPVRKEPVSWRDRAAELEARLTSSGQVQAYRRLLRGAEETFGGWLMPILAEAVYRLLDYQDARYVDEYIERVRGIWEAERRALPGGEARDWPVTRYFARHLAVWMTYEDAPRVAQLKTRRERFRKIKENFGIKKGQKFVVTEYLDPDGPQLYGILPARLVRALIGKQGERFKRLQNVKFPMRLKSTSVTGYALLKLIAGCRAWRRRSYRHRQEMEMMERWEAAVYRALREWPSLAEFAAQAGDLVKGYAHVRERALQDLWMYVERILPRVARLDQEGAADGRAVAQFSLKIAGREAGKGGEALSYVEDVEKERRSVSARAVSTTR
- a CDS encoding indolepyruvate ferredoxin oxidoreductase subunit alpha, translated to MHAYTESDIAQLQFGEGQVLYGDGALVVLKSLLQSGISYFGGYPGAPTANLIDAVADAYEPVLKPMGVYVESSANEMSAGAMMTASAFAEIRGAVTWKVLGNSVASDVLDHIAAIGVKDGAMIIVGEDYGVASTSVAMRSLPWAMKSGMPVIDPRGDLQILSDMVMQGMEMSKISGLPVVFLLRPQLSHTHGFIRTKGNRRAVFNVKDKIARVAKDPSKTPLPPNTQQHERSKYQERLPKAEKFLLEHRLNERFGSPKAKIGLITHGFTCNTVMRILSAFGLANEDGWVDERLDILQLNVIFPLSERQVLEFFEGKEIVLLVEEGKPNLLEQSIRSILHRSRVPVAFHGQDIVPDVGELTPDRLLPALAQFLERALPELGETVQRETALRLQRKEMAEKMLEPVTPRVPTFCVGCPERPVFSQMKIMEELSGEVDFHAGDVGCYGMAGLAPFWMADSNIGMGAGLAAAAALSEMTDQKVVSVIGDGTLWHSGLNSSVVNALYNNQNATYVVLDNGWTAMTGHHENPTTGQTLTGEKTRVRMKIEEALRGLGIRKVEKENPYDYRKFTKKLKRLREDPEGGLRVLISEAECQLERQRRIRPKRQKDIAAGKRVVVERLGVDDEVCVGDHACIRFNGCPSLTLGESPNRLRESKIATIDHQCVGCGVCGEVAQAAWLCPSFYKVSVVINTPWYERIVEKISGMFVRAKAG